Proteins encoded by one window of Cylindrospermum stagnale PCC 7417:
- a CDS encoding DUF4327 family protein has translation MDTAIKYDIEVIKEEALQLVKKGLVNRQQPIYAICRYIPDREWAYFEHELEKNEYLLRDRIIDLIGREDWEED, from the coding sequence ATGGATACTGCGATTAAATACGACATTGAAGTTATTAAGGAAGAAGCACTACAACTGGTAAAAAAGGGACTTGTTAACCGTCAACAGCCAATTTATGCCATTTGTAGATATATTCCTGACCGGGAATGGGCTTATTTTGAGCATGAGCTAGAAAAGAACGAATATTTGCTCAGAGATAGGATTATCGACCTCATCGGCCGTGAAGACTGGGAAGAAGATTAA
- a CDS encoding cysteine desulfurase-like protein: MFLNLDKVRPYFPALTGEWTFFDNAGGSQSLKKVVDKISEFLLTSDVQPGASYGISQLARERVDLAARGMATLINADSPQEVVMGPSTTMMLKVLALCLSKTLKPGDEIIVTNCDHEANIGAWVALEQKGIKIKFWQVRPDTLELHLEDLELLMSQRTKLVALTHASNILGTINPIKEIAAFVHQREAMICVDGVAYAPHRLIDVQDLDVDFYVLSFYKVYGPHYALLYGKQEHLLTMPGLNHYFIDQTNIPYKYQLGNVNFELSYGMLGLCDYLSELAQLHYGNETAPDLRSQMGQIFDLISSHEEKIGSRLLNYLNSKSGVRVIGQTQANSQSRVPTISFVVDGIHSSTIPPKVDPHYIGIRYGDFYAKRLIEYLGLASQGGIVRVSMVHYNTLEEVDRLIAAFEQIF; this comes from the coding sequence ATGTTTCTAAATCTTGACAAAGTTCGCCCATATTTTCCCGCTTTAACTGGTGAATGGACTTTTTTTGATAATGCTGGCGGCTCACAATCCCTAAAAAAAGTCGTAGATAAAATTAGTGAGTTTCTCCTAACTTCTGATGTCCAGCCGGGGGCTTCTTATGGTATCTCTCAACTGGCTAGAGAACGGGTGGACTTGGCAGCTAGGGGAATGGCTACTTTAATTAATGCTGATTCTCCTCAAGAAGTGGTGATGGGTCCATCGACAACAATGATGTTAAAAGTCCTTGCCCTTTGTTTGTCTAAAACCTTAAAACCAGGCGATGAGATTATTGTCACTAATTGTGACCATGAAGCAAATATTGGCGCTTGGGTTGCTTTAGAGCAAAAAGGAATAAAAATAAAATTTTGGCAAGTTCGCCCAGATACTTTAGAACTACATTTAGAAGATTTAGAATTATTAATGAGTCAGCGTACAAAACTGGTAGCCTTGACTCACGCATCTAATATTCTCGGCACCATCAACCCCATTAAAGAGATTGCTGCCTTTGTGCATCAGCGGGAGGCGATGATTTGTGTAGATGGTGTTGCTTATGCCCCACATAGATTAATTGATGTCCAAGATTTAGATGTGGATTTCTATGTTTTGAGTTTCTATAAAGTCTATGGACCACATTATGCTTTACTCTATGGTAAGCAAGAGCATTTATTAACAATGCCTGGATTGAATCATTATTTTATTGATCAGACAAATATTCCTTATAAATATCAGTTAGGCAATGTTAATTTTGAGTTGAGTTATGGCATGTTGGGCTTATGTGATTACCTGAGTGAATTAGCACAACTGCATTACGGTAATGAAACAGCACCTGATTTACGATCGCAAATGGGGCAGATATTTGACTTAATCAGCAGCCATGAAGAAAAAATTGGCTCACGCTTGCTGAACTACCTCAACAGCAAGTCTGGTGTACGCGTGATTGGTCAAACACAGGCTAACTCTCAATCTCGTGTTCCCACTATCTCTTTTGTGGTAGATGGAATTCATAGCTCGACCATTCCGCCAAAAGTTGACCCACATTATATTGGTATTCGTTACGGGGATTTTTATGCTAAACGACTAATTGAATATTTGGGGTTAGCGTCCCAAGGTGGCATAGTGCGGGTGAGTATGGTGCATTACAACACACTTGAGGAAGTTGACCGTCTGATTGCCGCTTTTGAGCAGATATTTTAG
- a CDS encoding PAS domain-containing hybrid sensor histidine kinase/response regulator → MTSENFELAITGAHQRLEDLLQRAGQGQGLSAEQNSSMDLLKEAIAEISISLEETQVLAEELQQQNQELLATRHLVEAERQRYLDLFNFAPEGYLVTDADGLIQEANYAAAQLLSVRQSYLIGKPLFVFVHQTERQKYRQIIQQLKEKGNIGPEELQLFHHQGRIDFPSELNALAIWDHEGKPSTLRWLFRDISQRQHTQQKLREQAALLDISTDAIFVKDLHNQILFWNKGAERIYGWQKQEAEGKNAGKLLSQKITPQLAKALETVVADGFWEGELHKLKKNGDPVIISSRWTLMLDDKGLPKSILTVDTDITEKKQLQAQLFRSQRLDSLGTLAGGIAHDFNNILTPIMTIAQLLPLKHPDLDESSQQMLKMLESNAKQGADLVRQILSFTRGSESKRTIVQAWYLIEDIKQIVKRTFSKSIDIKTEINANLGNIFGDSTQLHQVLMNLVVNARDAIPNGGNLRISANKLFIEQNYARKHIGAKVGFYVLITVADDGVGIRPDIIDKIFDPFFTTKEIGKGTGLGLSTVMAIVKSHGGFVEVSSQVGVGSQFNVYLPSCEESTSQMVLKTQMLAGQGELILVVDDEVSITQIIQTTLEIYNYKVLKAQNGIEALEVYNQHKDKIKLVLIDMMMPAMAGGTAIRTLQIINPQVQIIAMSGLASAEALARTTNIGIQGFLPKPFSADQLLKSVQKVLIPASEA, encoded by the coding sequence AGGGGCACATCAGCGATTAGAAGACCTTTTGCAGCGTGCAGGACAGGGGCAGGGGCTGTCAGCAGAGCAAAATTCCTCTATGGATTTATTAAAAGAAGCGATCGCCGAAATTTCCATCTCTCTCGAAGAAACTCAGGTGTTGGCAGAGGAGCTACAGCAACAAAATCAGGAATTGTTAGCTACCCGCCATCTTGTGGAAGCAGAACGCCAGCGTTACCTGGATTTATTTAACTTTGCCCCAGAGGGTTATTTAGTCACCGATGCAGATGGACTCATCCAAGAAGCCAATTATGCGGCGGCGCAATTACTGAGTGTCCGCCAGTCTTACTTAATCGGCAAGCCCCTTTTTGTTTTTGTGCATCAAACAGAACGCCAGAAATATCGTCAGATTATCCAGCAGTTAAAGGAAAAGGGAAATATTGGCCCAGAAGAGTTACAACTATTCCACCATCAGGGGCGGATAGACTTTCCATCTGAACTAAATGCTTTAGCAATCTGGGATCATGAGGGAAAGCCAAGCACATTACGCTGGCTGTTCAGAGACATTAGCCAACGTCAGCATACACAACAAAAACTCCGCGAACAAGCTGCCCTGCTAGATATCTCAACAGACGCAATTTTCGTCAAAGATTTGCACAACCAAATCTTATTTTGGAACAAAGGCGCAGAGCGGATATACGGCTGGCAGAAGCAAGAAGCTGAAGGAAAGAATGCCGGGAAACTTTTGTCTCAGAAAATTACACCTCAACTAGCAAAGGCTTTAGAAACCGTTGTTGCCGATGGTTTCTGGGAAGGTGAGTTACATAAATTAAAAAAAAATGGTGATCCAGTGATTATTTCCAGCCGCTGGACACTAATGCTTGACGACAAAGGCTTACCCAAATCAATCCTCACTGTTGACACCGACATCACAGAAAAAAAACAACTCCAAGCCCAGCTTTTCCGCAGTCAACGCTTAGATAGCCTGGGAACTCTTGCTGGCGGCATCGCTCACGACTTCAACAATATTCTCACCCCAATCATGACAATCGCCCAACTGCTGCCCCTAAAACATCCCGATCTTGATGAGAGTTCACAGCAGATGCTCAAGATGCTAGAAAGCAATGCTAAACAGGGGGCGGATTTAGTGCGGCAAATTTTGTCGTTTACCCGTGGTTCCGAAAGTAAGCGGACAATTGTCCAAGCATGGTACTTGATAGAAGACATCAAACAGATAGTCAAACGCACATTCTCTAAATCCATCGACATCAAAACCGAGATAAATGCCAACCTAGGGAATATTTTTGGAGATAGCACCCAACTACATCAGGTATTGATGAACTTAGTAGTTAATGCTCGCGATGCCATACCTAACGGCGGTAACTTGCGGATTTCTGCCAATAAACTGTTTATTGAGCAAAACTATGCTAGAAAGCACATCGGGGCAAAAGTTGGTTTCTATGTGTTGATTACAGTTGCTGATGATGGAGTTGGCATTCGCCCAGATATCATTGATAAAATTTTTGACCCCTTTTTCACCACCAAAGAAATTGGCAAAGGTACCGGGCTGGGTTTATCTACGGTGATGGCCATCGTTAAAAGCCACGGCGGTTTTGTTGAAGTCTCCAGTCAGGTAGGAGTTGGTAGCCAATTTAACGTCTATCTACCAAGTTGCGAGGAAAGTACCTCCCAAATGGTACTTAAGACACAAATGTTGGCAGGACAGGGAGAATTAATTTTAGTGGTGGATGACGAAGTGTCGATTACTCAGATTATTCAAACTACCTTGGAAATCTATAACTACAAAGTATTGAAAGCCCAGAATGGCATTGAAGCCTTAGAAGTCTATAACCAGCACAAAGATAAAATTAAGCTAGTGCTCATTGATATGATGATGCCTGCAATGGCTGGGGGAACTGCCATCCGCACCTTGCAAATTATCAACCCACAAGTGCAAATTATTGCCATGAGTGGATTAGCTAGCGCTGAAGCGTTAGCACGGACTACGAACATTGGCATTCAAGGGTTTCTACCCAAACCCTTCAGTGCCGATCAATTGTTAAAGTCTGTGCAAAAGGTACTCATACCCGCTTCTGAAGCTTAA